From the Treponema sp. J25 genome, the window AAAATGTACACCGCCGTCTGGTATAAAAAAACGCGGGAAATTCCTCCCATGATAGGGCCCTTGGTCTCATGACGATACCCCCATCGGTGCATACGCACAAATTCTCTTATAATAGCTATCGCCCCCGCCGCCACACCGAAAAGGCCCCATAGCGGCAGAAGTCCATTGATGCAATACAGGGCCAACAACCCCAGCGCCCCTATCACCTCTCCGTACACAAGCCAGGGCGCCCGTTGGGGTCCCAGGAGGATAGCCAGGGTTTTCCGCCCCGCCGTACGATCCCCCTGGATATCGCAGCTATTATTGGCCGAAAGGATCGCCCCAATGGTAAGACTTTGCGGAATTCCCATGAAAAAGGCCTCTACAGTGAGGGTTCCCGTAAAAATGTAATAACAAATCAGGAAAAACACCTCCCCTAGAAAGCCCCCCGCAAAGAATTCCCCCAGGGGAGTAAAAGAAATCGGCCGGGGCCCTCCGGAATAAAAAAAACCCACCAGCATACACACAAAGCCCGCTAGGATCACCAGGGGGCTGGTTAAAAAACCAATTATCAAGCCCAGAAGAGCGGCCACCGCAAAACAGGCAAGACTGATAAGAAGCGCCCAGCCCGGAGAGACCCCCTGATGCACGAGCACCTTTGCATCCTCCCGATTGAACCGGGGATCATCCACATTGTGGTACCAGTCAAAGTAGGTATTAAAACCGGTAGTCCCCATATCCACCGCCAGCGCCGCAAGCAGGGTAAGCACCGCCACCAGGGGAGAAACATTTCCACGAGTGGCAAGGGCATACCCCAGGGCAATAGAATACGTTGAAAGGCTTACAATCTTGGTTCGTAATTCCAC encodes:
- a CDS encoding prenyltransferase, whose translation is MTFQQFSGIVELRTKIVSLSTYSIALGYALATRGNVSPLVAVLTLLAALAVDMGTTGFNTYFDWYHNVDDPRFNREDAKVLVHQGVSPGWALLISLACFAVAALLGLIIGFLTSPLVILAGFVCMLVGFFYSGGPRPISFTPLGEFFAGGFLGEVFFLICYYIFTGTLTVEAFFMGIPQSLTIGAILSANNSCDIQGDRTAGRKTLAILLGPQRAPWLVYGEVIGALGLLALYCINGLLPLWGLFGVAAGAIAIIREFVRMHRWGYRHETKGPIMGGISRVFLYQTAVYIFIFIVMIWQKS